The following DNA comes from Verrucomicrobiia bacterium.
CTCCTCCTCGGACGGCCCGCCGAATTCGAAGCCGGCGGTATGGCAATGGGTGCATTGCCTGGCGATATCGCGGTGGGAGGAATGGCGCGGTGTCCCGAGGGAGAAGCCGACATCGCCCACGAGGAAGTTGTATTGAGGGGAGTGATGGGGGGGACGGGAGGTGTCCTGCCAGCGGGCTCCGCGCTGGTTGTGGCATTGTCCGCAGAGATTGATGTCTTCGCGGTATTGCGCGGCGAAGGTGGTGTTGGTGGACGTGCTGTAGGAGAAGAAGTCCATCGAGTGGGGCGGATTGCGCAACTGGGAGCCGAAGGCGGTTTTTTCGTGGGCGGTATGGCAGACGGAGCAGGTGATCGCCGTGTGGGCGGCGTGGGTTTGGGCGGGCATGGACGGCGGGGTGTCCTCGTCCTTGAGACCTTTCAGCATGGCGAGGCGGACGGCGCCGGAATGGCAGGCGCCGCAGGACCGCATCCGGGCCTCGGCGGTGGCGGGATTGGTGTGCTGGAAGTCCGCGGCGAGGCTGGGAGTGACGGCGCGGTGCCCGGAGGTGAGCCAGTCATCGTACAAGGGGTGATGGAAGTCGTTGTGGCAACCACCGCAGGTCATGGAGGCCAGACTGACGACGGGGCGGGCGAGGAGGTCGCCGGGATCGGCGACATGGCGGCCTCCGGGGCCGTGGCAGCTTTCGCACTGGACGCCGCCGAGGCGCGGGGTGGCGGCATCGCTGACGAAGCCGCCTGGGAGGCCGTAGCCGACGGTGTGACAGGGGAGGCAGGTCGGGTTCGAGGCCTGGCCGATGCGTTTGAGGGTTTCCAGGGCCTGTCGGTGGGGGGATTCGGCCCAACCCTGGTGGGCGGACCGGTGACAGGCGAGGCACACGGTGTCGCCGAGGTAGTCGGGGCGGGGCGCCTGGATTCGGAAGAACCCCGTTCCGGAATCGGCGGGTACGGAGAGGGAATGATCCGTGGTGGGGCTGCCCACGGCCGTCCAGGAATCGGCGTCGAGGCTGGAGCGTTGCTCGATCCGGTAAGGACCGCCGAGGCCGCTCCAGCGCAGGAGAAGTTCCAGGTCGCCGTCGCCCTTCTGGATTCCGGTGATGGCGGGGCGGGGGTCCACGCCGCCGCGCCACGGATGGAGCACCAGGGAATCGGCGGGGAGGGGTTCCCGGGGCAGGGCGGACGGCGCCGCGAACGCCGGCGCACCGAGATGGATCAGGAGGCCCACGGCCACGGCGTGGGCGAGGGAATGGAGGTGCGCGTGGCGTGTGTGGGTCGCGGGCTTCATGGTTTGTCCTGGGATGAACTCAATCGAGCATCAGCCCTCCTGTGTGGCATTGGTGACAGGAGAGATCGGTGTATTCGGAGTCGATGTGGAAGAAGACATGGCCATCGGCGCTCAGATTCCGCAGTTCATCGGGAGTCGAGCCCTGGGCGAGGATGACATGGCAGGAATTGCATTCGCTTCCACCGATCCGGCGGCGTCCGTCGGCGGTGGTGTGACTGCCGTCGTGACAACGGAAGCAGCCGGGCCAGTCCTTGTGGCCGAGATTGTCGGGGTAGGCCCGCCAGTTGGCCTTCATCGCCGGGAAGAAGCTCTGCTGATAGATCTGCTGGGCCGAGGAGACGAGGGATTCGATGCCGGAGTAGCCGCGGTAGATCCCGCGGAGCGCCTCGCCGATCGTCTGCATGGCCTCGGCATTGGAGGTGTAGTCGCGGGTGAGGAGGGCGACCACATTGGAGCGCACCCAGGGGAGGGCCGGATTGATCTGGCCGGAATGGAGGGCGAGGTCCATGGAATCGTTGGGGCTGCGGAAGCGGTGGGCGGGGCGGTTGTGGCAGTCGAGGCAGTCCATGCGACGCACCTGGGCGGGATCCGGGTCGCCCGAGTAGTCCGGGGTCCGGTACACGGTGTGGGTGCCGTCGGGGTGGGTCACCCGGACCCAGGGGATGGTCTGGCGCTGGGGGTCGGAGGCGTAGTACTCGACCTTGTTGGTGAGATTGATGTGCCAGTGGATGCCATTGCCCAGGGTGGGGTGGGTGTCCGGGGCGCCGACAAGAAGGAGCATGCGGACGGTGAAGGGGCTGTTGTCCTCGTCGGAGAGGAAGCGGTGATAGGTCCGTTCGAGGTTGCCGGAGATCTTCTCGGGCCAGTGGCATTGCTCGCAGGTTTCCTGGGCGGGACGCAGGTTGTGGACGGGGGTTGGGATCGGGCGGCTGTAGTTGTCGGTGAACGTCGCCAGGAGCTGGTGAACGCCGTTGATCTTGGCCTTGATGTAGTGTTCGGCACCGGAACCGATGTGGCAGTCCACGCATCCGACCCGGGCATGGGGCGAGATCAGGTAGGTGGTGTATTCGGGGTGCATGGGTTCGTGACAGGCGGTGCCACAGAACTGGGTGGATTCGGTGTAGTGATAGGTCTGGACGACCCCGACCGCGGTGATCAGGAGGAAGGCGACGGCGCCGGCGACGAAGAACTGGAGGATGCGGCGGTCGCGGGGCCGGGAGAGGTCGATGATCAGGGGATGCGCGGCGGCACCGGATTTGCGGACGTGGCGGCCATGGATGCGAAACCCGACGAACAGCATCAGGGTGCCGGCGAAGAAGAAGGCCGGTGTGACGATGTAGGCGAGGATGCCGACGTAGGGATTGCTCTGGCGGTTGAAGACATCGACGGCGAAGAGGAGCAGGAAGGCGAAGAAGGCGGCGGTTGCGAGGATGGCACCCGCGGCGCTGAGCCAGTTGCGAAAGAGCCGCGTCTTGTCGAGCCAGGGGGTCTTCATGGAATCGGGATACCTGCGGGGTTCGGGAATGCCGTCATGGAATGCGCGTCAGGCACGGGGCTGGATCGGAGAAGGCCGCGGGACGGATTTCGCGGTTTGGTGGGGGTGGGAGGCCCGGTCGCCGTCCGGGAGACGCGGCGCCGGGCCATGAGAGGGACGCGGCGCGGGGCGCTACTTTTTCGCGAAGGTCCGGGTGTACTTGATGAGGGCGAGCATTTCCTCCTCACTGAGTTTGTCGGTGAAAGGCTTCTTGATTTCGGTGCCGCGTCGATCCTTGACGCCCTCCTTGAGATTCTTGAGGGCCTTTTCGTCGGTGAACTCCGCGATGACCTTGGGATCGGTGAAGTCCTTGGCACCGACCTTGCGGCCCATGGTGGTCTTGCCGGTGCCTTCGCGATGGTGGCATGAGGCGCAATGTTTGGTGTAGTTGGCGGTGACGGCCTTGAGTTCGGCATCGGTGAAGTCGCCCATGGCGGGCATGGCGACGGCGAGGGGGGCGACGATGATGAGGTGCTTCATTTTCTTGTTATGGTTTTTATTGTGGAAGGCTGACTGAGTGCCGGGGTGGGGTGCGGGTCAGAACAGGTAATGGGCGGAACTGTAGAGAAGGTGGGCATGGTAATCGTTGTTCCCCCCGGACTGGGTGCTGCGCGCCTGGAAATAGCCGTACCGCAGGTTGACGCGAAGCCGGGGGTGGATCCGGCGGGTGATCGTGGCGAGGACGCCGTGTTCCTCGAGGCCGGAATTGTAGGGCTGGGAATCGAGGAGCCAGGCTTCGAAGTTGTCGGCGAGGTAGTAGCGGTACTGGGCCTGGAGATCGGTCCGGTGATCCAGCACGAATCCGGCGGTGGCGTTCAGGCTGAGGTAGTCGTTATCGGCCGGGGCGAGGACGGACGCGGCGGTGGCGGCGGAGCGGGTGCGATCGAGGGCGTAGTGGGCGGAGGGTTGGAGATAGAAGCGGGGGAAGGGGGTCCAGGTGATGGTTTCGCTGAAGATGTGTGCGGTGCTGGCGGCGGCGGTGTGGAAGTCAAGTCCTGTGCCGCGGTGTTCGAAGGTGTTGTGCTGATAATCGTAGCGGCTGATCAGGGTGAGGTTGCGGAGCGGGCGGAAGGTGACGCGGAGATTGACGTCGTCGGTGACAAAGTCCTGTTCGCGGATGAAGGCGGGGTAGAGGCCGAAGGGATTGATGTGAAGGGCGGACGTTTCGCCGTACCGGTTATCCCGTGCCTTGCGGTAGTATTGGGCATGCAGGTTGAGGCGGGTCAGGGGGTACCACAGGAGGCCGGCGGTGTATTTCTGTGAGAAGCGGTCGAAGTCGGTATCCCGACGGAGTTCGATTTCGTCGTAGGCCGGGAGTCTCTGGATTTCCAGGAGGTTTCCGTCGCCCTGGGTCCAGTCGGCACGCGAGTAGAGGACGACATTGGTGATGCCGGTGTAGCGGATTTCGAGGTGCTGGGAGAGGTCGAGGGTATCCCGGGCATTGGCGGCCTGGCGGTCCATGGGGACCGTGCCGGTGTCGAGCCAGGAGGAGGAGCCGTCCAGGGTCTGGTGCTCGATGCGGACGGACGGGATGACCGCGAGGTGGGGGAACGGGGTCCAGAGGAGGTTGAGATTCCAGACGTGCTGGTCGAGTTGGGCGCCGCCGGTGAGATCGAGGAAGCCGACATCCCGTCGTCCGAAGATGGGGTCGTAGATGGGGTCATGACCTGCTCCGGCGATACGGCTGCCGCCGAAGGTGGTGTCCAGGGTGGTGAAAAGGTAGGCGCTGGAGAGGCGGAGGCGGTCGTGAAAGAGGGTGTCCACGAAGGCGCGGGCTCCGTAGAGGTCGCGCTCGATCCGTTCGGTCTGGGTGATGTGGCGGTCGGACGATTCCCCGGGGCGGCGGCGGAGGAGAAGGGCCGAATCGAGGTCGGAGGTTTCGTAGGTGAAGCCTGCTCCGACGGTGGTGTTTCCGAGGGCCTGGCGGACATCGAGGGAGACGATGTCGGTGGTTTCGTCGATGCGGCGGAGGGAAGGGACGATGGCCCGGACGCCGAAGCCGCCGGTGAGGCCGGTGTCGCCCCAGTGGGTGGAGCTGCGGAGGCCATCGCGGTAGAGGTGGCGGTAGCGGAGGGTGATGTCCGGGAGGCCTTCGCGGCGAAGGCCGGCCTCGAATTCGGCGGAGCCACGGGCGAGTTCGAGGGGGTCGTCGTAGAGGTCGATCCACTGGGCATTGGCGGGGAACCAGCCGCCGGATGGATCATCGAATTCGAGACGGCGGCTGGTGCCGACGCGGACGTAGCCCCAGTCGAGGTCGGTGTACTCGAGTCGCACCCGGTAATCTTCGTAGGCGAAGAGGGAGTGGGCATCGATGCGGAAGAGGCCGCGTTTGCCCACATCCTGTTCGAAGCGGAAGGACTCGATGCCTCCGAAGGCGGTGGCGGGGAGGCCGAGGCGGCCCTGGGCGGCGGCGGCATCGCCATGGACCATGAGGCCCCCGACGGAGACATCGAGCCAGTTGCGGAAGTCGCCGGGAACCGGGTCCAGTTCTGGAAGTTCGGTGTCGGGGAGATCTTCGTCGGGGAGATCGACGGGTTCGGTGGCGGTCGGGGGCGGGCCGGGTTGCGGTGCGTCGGGCGCGCCTTCCTGGGGGGCGGGTTCCGGGGAGGCGCCGATGGCGTGGGCGTGGAGGGCGACGGCGAGGATCCCGGAGAGCCATGGGGTCACCCGAGGGCGTTCGGCGGGCGGCGTGGGAAAGCCTGCGGGGGTGTTCATGGGGTTGGGGGTGACGGGTTAGAAGCGGAGGGATTGACTGACCTGGGAGCCGTGGACGGCTTCATGGCAGCCGGCGCTCCAGCAGGTGCCGCGGGAGAGGAATGCGGTGTGGTCGATGGTTCCGATGGCGATGCGGCCCGGGGCGGGTTGATGCTGGAAATGGCACTTGAGGCAGAGGATGGCGTTGCGTTCGGTCAGCATTTTGGCGTTGACCGAGCCGTGGGGTTGGTGGCAGGCGACACAGCCTTCGCGCATGGCCTCATGCTCGAAGATATGGGGTCCGCGCTGGGCTGGGTGGCACTCGAGACACGTGGCATTGGCGGCGAGGAGGGCTGCACCACCGCGGACGGCATCGCCACGGTGAGGATTGTGACAGGCGCTGCAACCCATGGAGCCACGTCCAGCGTGTACGGCTGCGTGGGCATCGCCGACCGGGTGACGGTGGGGGAGGGCGAACTGGCCGCGGAGGTGGGCATGGCACTGGTAGCAGCTCTCGGGATTGCGGTCTGGGTTCACCAGGGTTCGGGCGGCGCCGCCGCTTTCGACATGGATGCTGGCCGGGCCGTGGCAGGATTCGCAGCCGACGTGGATGGCATTGGGTCCCCGGGCGACCAGGCGCGCATGGGCGGCGGTTGGGAAGTGGAGGGTGATGGCCTCGTGGCATTGGGCGCAGGATTCCGAGCCGGCGTAAGTGGCGCCTCCCATGACGTGGGGCATGACCACGGTTCTCGGGGTGGACGTGGAGCAGGAGACGAGCAGACCGGAGAGAGCGAGGGTAGCCAGGCCGACGAGGGCGATGAGGGCGTGTGGCCAGCCGGGGAGCCGGCGGGGAGGGGCGGGTTGTTGGGGGGCGGTGGTCACCGGATCGGGAACGGCGATTGGGAGGAGTTTGGGCCTGTCAGGGGCTTATCCTTGGGATTACTGGGCGGCAGCCAAACCCAACTCAGAAAGGGGCCACCAACCGAACCTTGCCATGATCGGCCCAGAAATTGGCTTGAGAATTCGGAGGCGGCCCGGGGGTATGGGGTGGGATGCAGGGGTGGAATGACGCCTGGCGGATTCGCGGGGGTGGTGGGGGAGGTGTGAGTTTCGCGGAGCGTGGTCTCGATGGCGGGGTACGGTGAGGCCGCAAGGGTGGGGTGCTTTGGGGGTTAGGGACTCGCGGAGCTCGTCCCTCCGAGTCGCTGGCTTCCCGCCCAGACCGCCGGGATGCACCGAATGAAGCCAAGATACTTCTCTGACTTCTTGACGTTGGGGCGAAGGGTTGTCATGGTGCCCGACCTTTTCGGTGTTCATTCAGTCCATTACGTCCGGTATGACCAAGCCCAAGGCGCGCACGACAGCGCGCAAAGCCCCTCCCGCCAAGGCCGTTTCCAAATCCCGCAAGAAGACCGAGACCGCCGGCGCGGTGTCGGCCGAGGTGAAGACCGGGGTGGAGCCGGGGATGGGGGCGGCGGGGGCGATGGAATCGGAGGCTGGATCGTCGTGGAGCACGGGGCCGGGG
Coding sequences within:
- a CDS encoding NapC/NirT family cytochrome c — translated: MKTPWLDKTRLFRNWLSAAGAILATAAFFAFLLLFAVDVFNRQSNPYVGILAYIVTPAFFFAGTLMLFVGFRIHGRHVRKSGAAAHPLIIDLSRPRDRRILQFFVAGAVAFLLITAVGVVQTYHYTESTQFCGTACHEPMHPEYTTYLISPHARVGCVDCHIGSGAEHYIKAKINGVHQLLATFTDNYSRPIPTPVHNLRPAQETCEQCHWPEKISGNLERTYHRFLSDEDNSPFTVRMLLLVGAPDTHPTLGNGIHWHINLTNKVEYYASDPQRQTIPWVRVTHPDGTHTVYRTPDYSGDPDPAQVRRMDCLDCHNRPAHRFRSPNDSMDLALHSGQINPALPWVRSNVVALLTRDYTSNAEAMQTIGEALRGIYRGYSGIESLVSSAQQIYQQSFFPAMKANWRAYPDNLGHKDWPGCFRCHDGSHTTADGRRRIGGSECNSCHVILAQGSTPDELRNLSADGHVFFHIDSEYTDLSCHQCHTGGLMLD
- a CDS encoding c-type cytochrome, translated to MKHLIIVAPLAVAMPAMGDFTDAELKAVTANYTKHCASCHHREGTGKTTMGRKVGAKDFTDPKVIAEFTDEKALKNLKEGVKDRRGTEIKKPFTDKLSEEEMLALIKYTRTFAKK